Proteins from one Chitinophaga oryzae genomic window:
- a CDS encoding aldose epimerase family protein has translation MEMNLRGLSALMISGAALLGACNGTNAPKEDSKTGADTAAVIATAAAHSYGQADGQEVLQYTLRNAAGMEVKILNYGGIVTDIITPDKQGQKANVVLSYDSLSGYQQKGQPYFGALVGRYANRIANAKFKLDGKDYTLAANDHGNTLHGGVKGFDKVVWAATQAGDSSLQLEYTSKDGEEGYPGTMKATVVYTLTPDNALKIHYTATTDKATPVNLTNHSYFNLSGGKDSTILNQELELKASRYTPVNDKLIPTGKLAPVKGTMMDFTTPKKVGKDIAAVKGGYDHNFVLDKAAGSLETVATLYDPASGRFMEMSTTEPGVQFYSGNFLDGTLSNTRGGQKYVQHAGLCLEAQHFPNSPNQPDFPNVILKPGETYQQTTVYKFSTK, from the coding sequence ATGGAAATGAACCTCAGGGGGCTCTCGGCCCTGATGATCTCTGGCGCCGCCCTGCTGGGCGCCTGCAACGGCACGAACGCACCTAAAGAAGACAGCAAAACCGGCGCTGACACGGCGGCCGTGATCGCTACTGCCGCCGCTCACAGCTACGGACAGGCCGATGGCCAGGAAGTGCTGCAATACACGCTCCGCAATGCGGCCGGCATGGAAGTGAAAATTTTAAACTACGGCGGTATCGTCACCGATATCATCACACCCGACAAACAAGGGCAGAAAGCCAACGTGGTATTGTCTTACGACTCGCTCAGCGGCTACCAGCAAAAAGGACAACCCTATTTCGGAGCACTGGTAGGCCGGTATGCTAACCGCATCGCGAATGCTAAATTCAAACTTGACGGTAAAGACTACACGCTGGCGGCTAACGATCACGGCAACACGCTGCACGGTGGCGTCAAAGGCTTCGATAAAGTGGTATGGGCAGCCACACAGGCGGGCGACAGCTCCCTGCAACTGGAATATACCAGCAAAGACGGGGAGGAAGGCTATCCCGGTACTATGAAAGCGACCGTGGTATACACGCTCACGCCTGATAATGCCCTGAAGATCCATTACACCGCTACCACCGACAAAGCCACACCGGTCAACCTCACCAACCACAGCTATTTCAACCTCTCCGGCGGAAAAGACAGCACTATCCTCAACCAGGAGCTGGAACTGAAAGCCAGCCGCTACACGCCGGTGAATGATAAACTCATCCCCACCGGGAAGCTGGCCCCTGTGAAAGGTACCATGATGGATTTTACGACGCCTAAAAAAGTAGGAAAAGATATCGCTGCGGTGAAAGGAGGATATGATCACAACTTCGTGCTCGATAAAGCAGCCGGCAGCCTCGAAACAGTGGCTACGCTTTATGATCCGGCCAGCGGCCGTTTTATGGAGATGTCTACCACTGAACCAGGCGTGCAGTTCTATTCAGGGAACTTCCTCGATGGAACGTTGTCCAATACCCGCGGCGGACAGAAATATGTGCAACACGCAGGCCTTTGCCTCGAAGCGCAGCATTTTCCCAATTCTCCCAATCAGCCGGATTTCCCCAATGTGATCCTCAAACCGGGAGAAACCTATCAACAAACAACGGTGTATAAGTTCTCCACCAAATAA
- a CDS encoding RagB/SusD family nutrient uptake outer membrane protein, whose protein sequence is MQPMKHILLAGLTAATLLSGCKNVLDVQPQGNFTTGNYWRNQDQAVDGITGIYNILLEEDYTGFNEFVFDNCSDDQVRGGDHDYDDAIEAFTYDASTPTVRAGWRWKYEMINRANSALINIPKITSIDAAIKQRCLGEAHFLRAFAYWRLLLVYGEVPIITEDDVIKVNYNKPKVSADELRKQIEADLLLAADELPETYSETDKGRVRKGTAWGLLCKLYMEWGQLDKAIAVGTKVTSNANYALAPRYSDNFSVATGNNSEMLFAVQTVDGYGYSDFITYHAPRKWNGWSFFYPTKGLVDEFEAGDPRKEICIMAPGDKINVGTSIETVTPDLSWSGYHYKKFCAWKPSGGLNYSLKTPLMRSADIYLLVAEAKIRLNGPGAGDAEIQAVRTRASATLPAVHNAGMKELMHERRVELCGENERQQDLLRWDKAKLIDIVAINNQPKLAYDGSVMSRGGSPRKFIRPKHYYFPMPQTEIDKSKGTLVQNPNY, encoded by the coding sequence ATGCAACCAATGAAACATATACTGCTGGCGGGCCTTACCGCCGCCACCCTTTTATCCGGCTGTAAAAATGTACTGGACGTACAGCCACAGGGCAACTTCACTACAGGCAACTACTGGCGTAACCAGGACCAGGCCGTAGACGGTATCACCGGCATTTACAATATCCTGCTGGAAGAAGATTATACCGGTTTCAACGAATTCGTTTTCGACAACTGTTCAGACGACCAGGTACGCGGCGGCGATCATGACTATGACGATGCCATAGAAGCGTTTACCTACGATGCTTCCACCCCTACCGTACGGGCAGGCTGGAGATGGAAATATGAAATGATCAACCGTGCCAACAGTGCGCTGATCAATATCCCGAAGATCACCAGCATCGACGCCGCCATCAAACAGCGTTGCCTCGGCGAAGCTCATTTCCTCCGTGCTTTCGCCTACTGGCGCCTGTTGCTGGTATATGGTGAAGTACCCATCATCACCGAAGATGATGTCATTAAAGTCAATTATAACAAACCCAAAGTAAGCGCTGACGAGCTGCGTAAACAGATAGAGGCAGACCTGCTGCTGGCCGCCGACGAGTTGCCCGAAACATACAGCGAAACCGATAAGGGCCGTGTCAGGAAAGGTACCGCATGGGGACTGCTCTGTAAACTGTACATGGAATGGGGACAGCTGGACAAAGCCATTGCGGTGGGCACCAAGGTGACCAGCAACGCCAATTATGCGCTGGCGCCACGGTACAGCGATAATTTCAGCGTAGCCACCGGCAACAACTCCGAGATGCTGTTTGCCGTACAAACAGTGGACGGTTATGGTTATTCAGACTTCATCACCTATCACGCTCCCCGCAAGTGGAACGGCTGGAGTTTCTTCTACCCTACCAAAGGGCTGGTGGATGAATTCGAAGCAGGAGATCCGCGTAAGGAAATCTGCATCATGGCCCCTGGTGACAAAATCAATGTAGGCACCAGCATAGAGACTGTTACGCCCGACCTTTCCTGGTCCGGCTACCACTACAAAAAATTCTGTGCCTGGAAGCCTTCCGGCGGTCTGAACTACTCATTGAAAACACCGCTGATGCGCAGCGCAGATATTTACCTGCTGGTAGCAGAAGCCAAGATACGGTTGAACGGCCCCGGCGCCGGCGATGCTGAAATACAGGCAGTGCGTACCCGCGCCTCCGCAACGTTACCGGCGGTACACAATGCCGGCATGAAAGAGCTGATGCATGAGCGCAGGGTAGAGCTGTGCGGAGAAAACGAAAGGCAGCAGGACCTGCTGAGATGGGACAAAGCGAAGCTGATTGATATCGTGGCCATTAACAATCAGCCTAAGCTGGCTTATGATGGCAGCGTGATGAGCAGAGGCGGTTCGCCGCGGAAATTCATACGGCCGAAGCATTATTATTTCCCGATGCCGCAGACGGAGATAGACAAGAGCAAAGGTACGCTGGTACAGAATCCGAACTACTAA
- a CDS encoding SusC/RagA family TonB-linked outer membrane protein produces MKFSFLRKTGFLLAFLCAIASVAMAQRTITGKVTGAPDGQGLPGVTITVPGTSTGTSTDANGVYKLPLPATAQTLTFSFLGYEPQTITIGNREVINIALQSTSKGLGEVVVVGYGTQTRRDLTGTISSLKGSDIKNLPVSDAAQAMQGRVTGVDIVRSDGQPGSTPSIRIRGTGTINNAEPLVIIDGVPAGGISDINPNDIASMEVLKDASSSAIYGTRAANGVIIITSKKGNYGEKLKASVNVYKGVSNAIRYIPLLSAPDLVMLKKERYTNDGKQIDPIWNDPYYAEQRTDWQRALLGSGQVTNADVSLRGGNSSSNYLFSAGYYDEKGIVENTFFKRYTVRINSEHKLGKRLKVGENLQLTYRQNKGFDTYSSQTGLIFSALRFNPAIPVFNPDGSYGSSKASNELGDINNPVFTAQTTDGWAKNYRILANVYAELEILDGLTLRGNYGYDGSIFNQSSFVPKVLDQTRARDHAELWNRSESNSSQLSEVFLTYNKFFHQHHVTFTGGYSQQVAKGYFFKGERWGFADESPDVRVLDNGNDIHDASGNFNPQNAIASGFVRGFYGFKEKYLLTVTFRADGSSRFAPGRRWGYFPAFSAGWRVSDESFFKDNVKFISNLKITGGWGQLGNQNVRDFQYLAPVNKDRRYNFGESPYVGVWNSRLANPNITWEKAEMTNVSLEAGFFDNRLNAVITWFNKNTKDMLVPAAAMDLHGTSAIPDQNIGQMNNKGWELEVSYQGGNERFRYNVSANASLIKNTVTRLYEAGSYISSTNYGRQNQEISRTYEGQPLASFYGWKTNGIYQTQQEIDSDPSIAKDPNKEHIKPGDVRFVDINGDGIVNELDRTNLGDPNPRVTYGIQAGAQYKGFDLSLSFAGVGGVKLYNADKMQGMDPTYPYNMYAEALQRWHGPGTSNSVPRMSLSSDNSNNRTSDRFVEKGDYFSLRNIALGYTIPAKVWGRTGISDVRVYVAAQNLFILTSYSGLTPQLGYTGDGSGSGTSDGNRQRGVDVAAYPQARTFTFGATLNF; encoded by the coding sequence ATGAAGTTTTCCTTTCTTAGAAAAACGGGCTTTCTGCTGGCCTTTCTCTGCGCTATAGCGTCAGTGGCCATGGCACAAAGAACGATCACCGGTAAAGTAACCGGCGCTCCTGACGGCCAGGGACTGCCGGGTGTAACCATCACCGTGCCCGGCACCAGTACAGGCACCAGCACAGACGCTAACGGCGTGTATAAATTACCGTTACCTGCAACAGCACAAACGCTCACCTTCTCCTTTCTCGGCTATGAGCCGCAGACGATCACCATCGGCAACCGGGAAGTCATCAACATCGCCCTGCAGTCCACCAGCAAGGGACTGGGCGAAGTAGTGGTGGTAGGCTACGGTACCCAGACCCGCCGCGACCTGACCGGCACCATCTCCTCGCTGAAGGGCTCCGACATCAAAAACCTGCCGGTCAGCGATGCCGCACAGGCCATGCAGGGCCGCGTTACCGGCGTAGACATCGTACGGTCGGACGGTCAGCCCGGCAGCACGCCCAGCATCCGTATACGCGGCACCGGTACCATCAACAACGCCGAGCCCCTGGTGATCATCGACGGGGTGCCCGCCGGTGGCATCAGCGACATCAACCCGAATGACATTGCCTCCATGGAAGTGCTGAAAGACGCCTCCTCCTCTGCCATCTATGGTACGCGGGCGGCCAACGGCGTGATCATCATCACCAGCAAAAAAGGCAACTACGGCGAAAAGCTGAAAGCGTCCGTGAACGTATACAAAGGCGTATCCAATGCCATACGGTATATCCCTTTGCTCAGCGCGCCCGATCTCGTGATGCTGAAGAAAGAACGTTATACCAACGACGGTAAACAAATAGATCCTATCTGGAACGACCCTTACTATGCCGAACAGCGGACCGACTGGCAGCGCGCCCTGCTTGGTTCAGGCCAGGTGACCAACGCCGATGTGAGCCTCCGTGGCGGCAACAGCAGCTCCAACTATCTTTTCAGCGCCGGTTACTATGATGAAAAAGGTATCGTAGAAAACACTTTCTTCAAACGGTACACCGTTCGCATCAACTCAGAACATAAACTGGGCAAACGCCTGAAAGTCGGTGAAAACCTGCAGCTGACCTATCGTCAGAATAAAGGCTTCGACACCTACTCCTCCCAGACGGGCCTTATCTTCAGCGCGCTGCGCTTCAACCCAGCCATCCCGGTATTCAATCCCGACGGCAGCTACGGCTCCTCCAAAGCCAGCAATGAACTGGGTGACATCAACAACCCGGTATTTACCGCGCAAACTACCGACGGCTGGGCCAAGAACTACCGTATACTGGCCAATGTGTACGCAGAACTGGAAATCCTCGATGGCCTCACCCTCCGCGGCAACTACGGATATGACGGCAGTATCTTCAACCAGTCCAGCTTCGTTCCTAAAGTACTGGACCAGACACGCGCCCGCGACCATGCCGAACTGTGGAACCGCAGCGAATCCAACAGTTCCCAGTTGAGCGAAGTATTCCTCACTTACAACAAATTCTTCCACCAGCACCACGTAACCTTCACCGGTGGTTACTCCCAACAGGTGGCTAAAGGTTACTTCTTCAAAGGCGAGCGCTGGGGCTTTGCCGACGAATCGCCGGACGTACGGGTGCTCGACAACGGCAACGACATCCACGACGCCAGCGGTAATTTCAACCCGCAGAACGCTATCGCGTCCGGGTTCGTAAGAGGTTTCTACGGCTTTAAGGAAAAGTACCTGCTCACCGTCACCTTCCGTGCCGACGGCTCCTCCCGCTTCGCCCCGGGCAGACGCTGGGGCTACTTCCCCGCCTTCTCCGCCGGATGGCGCGTATCGGATGAGAGTTTCTTCAAAGACAACGTGAAGTTTATCAGCAACCTGAAAATCACCGGTGGCTGGGGACAGCTGGGCAACCAGAACGTACGCGATTTCCAGTACCTCGCTCCTGTGAACAAAGACAGGCGCTACAACTTCGGCGAAAGCCCTTATGTGGGCGTATGGAACTCCCGCCTTGCCAACCCCAATATCACCTGGGAGAAAGCCGAGATGACCAACGTGAGCCTGGAAGCCGGCTTCTTCGACAACAGGCTGAATGCGGTGATCACCTGGTTCAATAAGAACACCAAAGACATGCTGGTGCCCGCAGCAGCGATGGACCTGCATGGCACCTCCGCCATCCCCGACCAGAACATCGGCCAGATGAACAATAAGGGATGGGAGCTGGAAGTCAGCTACCAGGGCGGCAATGAGCGGTTCCGCTACAATGTCTCCGCCAATGCTTCCCTTATCAAAAACACCGTTACCCGCCTGTATGAAGCCGGCTCCTATATCTCGTCCACCAACTATGGCCGGCAGAACCAGGAAATCTCCCGCACCTATGAAGGACAGCCGCTGGCATCTTTCTACGGCTGGAAAACAAACGGTATCTATCAGACGCAGCAGGAAATTGACAGCGATCCTTCTATCGCCAAAGATCCCAACAAGGAGCATATCAAACCCGGCGACGTACGTTTCGTGGACATCAACGGCGACGGTATCGTCAATGAGCTGGACCGTACCAACCTCGGCGATCCCAATCCCCGTGTGACCTACGGCATCCAGGCCGGCGCTCAGTACAAAGGATTTGATCTGAGCCTCTCCTTTGCCGGCGTAGGCGGCGTGAAACTGTACAACGCCGATAAGATGCAGGGCATGGACCCCACTTATCCGTACAATATGTATGCAGAGGCGCTGCAGCGCTGGCATGGGCCCGGCACCAGCAACAGTGTGCCGCGGATGAGCCTTTCCAGCGACAACAGTAACAACCGCACCTCCGACCGTTTTGTGGAGAAAGGAGATTACTTCTCGCTCCGCAATATCGCGCTCGGCTATACGATCCCCGCGAAAGTATGGGGCCGTACCGGTATCTCCGATGTACGTGTATACGTGGCGGCGCAGAACCTGTTCATCCTCACCTCCTATTCAGGGCTCACGCCGCAGCTGGGTTATACCGGCGACGGCAGCGGCAGCGGCACCAGCGACGGTAACCGCCAGCGCGGCGTAGACGTGGCCGCCTATCCGCAGGCAAGAACATTCACCTTCGGCGCTACGCTCAACTTCTAA